In Treponema denticola, one genomic interval encodes:
- a CDS encoding ABC transporter transmembrane domain-containing protein, translating into MFRFIIKRKVYFVLFFVLSGIDLFFTMKFQLWKGQLLDTALGKTAYSLYTLMLLCLGAMVFASLFSYLYSLVKSKLVVTAEADLRKTYFDALLKKTMGEYINIPEGKISADYTDKIDVISGQYFYVWTALTDNALIFSVTVITLLTINIQAAIVTVLLLMIPLIVPTVLKKILAKVSKEKMEAVEKHFSAVRTWLKGIDIIKVFSCEQYIIFRYDKINEFLRKKQMDAINVSCLEIGVSFFVSAIVNLLMTAYCAYYVYKGVFSIGEFYTIMSLIGILSRPMYWTANLLKTFFFSRPVRDAMIEFIDAKTETGEIGNLNEFNIDAVGLSFSYNEKKVLNNTDFTFKQNEKILILGESGSGKSTIMRLLLGMYAPDSGSLTIGRAAPKKLKNIADIISIQQQEAYIFKMNLLDNLFLDKDISEERVKEVLDSLGLNKYTQDKYLKETVIGETYGFSGGEKKRISIARAVLHKRPIMIFDEPLANIDDENIERVKKLIFGIKDSTVIIISHIADAETKKMFDRIYKFDTIERRLYEEAV; encoded by the coding sequence TTGTTTAGGTTTATCATAAAACGAAAAGTATATTTTGTGCTTTTTTTTGTTTTAAGCGGAATCGATTTGTTTTTTACGATGAAGTTTCAACTATGGAAGGGGCAGCTTCTTGATACGGCCTTAGGGAAAACCGCTTATTCTCTTTATACCTTGATGCTCTTGTGTTTAGGAGCGATGGTCTTTGCTTCTTTATTTTCTTATCTTTACAGTCTTGTAAAATCGAAACTTGTGGTAACTGCCGAGGCCGATTTACGGAAAACTTATTTTGATGCCCTTCTTAAAAAAACGATGGGAGAATATATCAACATCCCTGAAGGAAAAATAAGTGCCGATTATACGGATAAGATAGATGTTATAAGCGGTCAGTATTTTTATGTTTGGACGGCTTTGACCGACAATGCCTTGATATTCTCGGTAACGGTAATAACCCTTTTGACAATAAATATACAGGCGGCCATTGTTACCGTTCTCTTATTAATGATTCCTCTTATTGTTCCGACTGTTTTAAAAAAGATTTTGGCTAAGGTTTCAAAGGAAAAGATGGAGGCCGTCGAAAAACATTTTTCAGCCGTGAGAACTTGGTTAAAAGGAATTGATATTATAAAAGTTTTTTCTTGTGAACAATATATAATTTTCAGATACGATAAGATAAACGAATTTTTAAGAAAAAAACAAATGGATGCCATAAATGTAAGTTGTCTTGAAATAGGGGTAAGTTTTTTTGTATCGGCTATCGTTAATTTGCTTATGACGGCTTATTGTGCATATTATGTTTATAAAGGTGTTTTTTCTATCGGAGAATTTTATACCATAATGAGCCTAATCGGAATTCTGTCCAGACCAATGTATTGGACAGCGAATTTATTAAAGACTTTCTTTTTTTCCCGTCCTGTCCGTGATGCAATGATTGAATTTATAGATGCTAAAACGGAAACAGGCGAAATAGGAAACTTAAACGAATTTAACATTGATGCTGTAGGCTTATCGTTTTCATATAATGAAAAGAAGGTTTTAAATAATACCGATTTTACATTTAAGCAAAACGAAAAAATTTTGATCCTAGGGGAATCGGGCTCAGGAAAGTCCACGATAATGCGGCTCCTTTTGGGAATGTATGCTCCGGATTCCGGTTCGCTTACAATAGGCAGAGCTGCTCCGAAAAAATTAAAAAATATTGCCGATATAATTTCGATTCAGCAACAAGAAGCCTATATCTTTAAAATGAATCTCTTGGATAATTTGTTTTTAGATAAAGACATAAGCGAAGAAAGAGTAAAAGAGGTTCTTGATTCCTTAGGTTTAAATAAGTACACGCAAGATAAATATTTAAAGGAAACCGTCATAGGGGAAACTTACGGTTTTTCAGGCGGAGAAAAAAAGCGCATAAGTATTGCAAGAGCTGTTTTGCATAAACGCCCGATAATGATATTCGATGAACCTCTTGCCAATATAGATGATGAAAATATTGAACGGGTAAAAAAATTAATTTTCGGTATAAAGGATTCTACCGTAATAATTATTTCGCACATTGCAGATGCAGAAACAAAAAAAATGTTTGATCGAATTTATAAATTTGATACAATTGAAAGGAGATTATATGAAGAAGCTGTCTAA
- a CDS encoding MATE family efflux transporter: MENEKQKEFILNENLWKVIFDLSWPAVIAMILLGANNVLDGIFVGHFAEEGAFAGISVALPPLITIIGLGILIGSGAGTLSSIAIGAEDKNIQKKILGNVNFLTLIISVIVMTLGFLFSEQTLFLMGGRGKALIHGGEYYRTILWGTPIWIYAIALNNLIRSEGKMKTAAAIMGISLLVNGCANYTLMVIFNFGIKGAAIGTNIGMAVQAIISTVYFAKKNPDSPVSVFTIRMNGEIISKIISMGLASFIMQFMGTIQMLLVLNVLNHYGSQDDIAFYGIITRIFSFILQPIGGFMFALSPIIGINFGADKTDRLISAFKRFVFAAIVLIAPLWILMLIFPQTAVSLMMKNPHLNIHNISYFRIYMALLPVMPLVFFALAFFPAVNKGKISSILGILQQIVFYIPVMLILPMFTGIAGIYYGTFLIEMLSAIPISILIIREFKLLRSGITKWQKN; encoded by the coding sequence ATGGAAAATGAAAAGCAAAAAGAATTTATTTTAAACGAAAACTTGTGGAAGGTTATTTTTGATCTTTCATGGCCTGCCGTTATTGCAATGATTTTACTGGGAGCAAACAATGTGCTGGACGGAATCTTTGTCGGACATTTTGCCGAAGAAGGAGCTTTTGCGGGTATCTCGGTAGCCCTGCCTCCACTCATAACAATAATAGGTTTAGGTATTCTCATCGGCTCGGGAGCCGGAACTCTTTCAAGTATTGCAATCGGTGCGGAAGATAAAAATATTCAAAAAAAGATTTTAGGCAATGTAAATTTTTTGACACTTATAATAAGTGTAATCGTAATGACTTTAGGATTTCTTTTTTCGGAGCAAACTCTTTTTTTAATGGGAGGCAGAGGCAAGGCCCTAATACATGGAGGAGAATACTACCGCACCATTTTATGGGGCACTCCGATTTGGATATATGCCATTGCTCTTAATAACCTCATCCGTTCCGAAGGAAAAATGAAAACCGCAGCGGCAATTATGGGGATAAGCCTGCTTGTCAATGGATGTGCAAATTATACACTCATGGTGATTTTTAATTTCGGCATAAAAGGTGCCGCCATAGGAACAAATATCGGTATGGCGGTACAAGCTATCATCAGTACCGTTTATTTTGCAAAAAAGAATCCTGATTCTCCGGTTTCAGTATTTACAATCAGAATGAACGGAGAAATTATATCTAAGATTATTTCGATGGGATTGGCAAGTTTTATAATGCAGTTTATGGGAACTATTCAAATGCTTTTAGTTTTAAATGTATTAAACCACTACGGCTCACAGGACGACATTGCCTTTTACGGAATCATTACCCGCATCTTTTCATTTATACTGCAGCCGATAGGAGGCTTCATGTTTGCCCTCTCCCCCATAATAGGAATAAATTTCGGAGCAGATAAGACGGACCGCCTTATTTCAGCCTTTAAGAGATTTGTATTTGCAGCCATTGTTCTAATAGCTCCATTATGGATTTTAATGCTTATCTTCCCTCAAACAGCGGTTTCCTTGATGATGAAAAATCCTCACTTAAACATTCACAATATTTCCTATTTTAGGATTTACATGGCTCTCCTTCCGGTTATGCCCCTAGTCTTTTTTGCTCTAGCTTTTTTCCCTGCCGTCAACAAAGGAAAAATCAGCTCAATATTGGGGATTTTACAGCAAATCGTATTTTATATTCCGGTAATGTTGATCCTTCCTATGTTTACCGGTATTGCAGGGATTTATTATGGTACATTTCTCATTGAAATGCTGAGTGCAATACCCATATCTATTTTGATAATACGGGAATTCAAGCTTTTGAGATCGGGTATCACAAAATGGCAAAAAAATTGA
- a CDS encoding methyl-accepting chemotaxis protein, translating into MSKKNEDIYSPSKKILVFDLLTNLAWILSTILTNRIVGSSGNVMNILRTKTFAVIMITSIFNPLIKWKFIMPSIVNWKENPIKAQKNISLYVKIAFTIPLMIAVFGPVFTSLESGLISQTRTFISYMSITMGNMFLIGIFFGSFMIRALEKWAAFLPVQENHLDLSMTRRTALVSILSILSTSFFTMAPLVRTQTDDIYIQLLTKVLPLFSYGIILSIINIVLITKSTKKKISSLQAAIKNLSLGNYNQDFLMVDSRDEAALLIKDFNILLDFNKKFFNDVKTTGQTSQDIAHNLLSNMTTASNVVDQITGNISSINNSIQNQSSGVLQTQSTLEQIAKNIEQLDKNIINQSSAVTESVSAIEEMTANIKSITSVLKNNLGSMEELNIAAEKGRKSISETNEFVKSLSEKSEGLLETTSVIQNIASQTNLLAMNAAIEAAHAGEAGKGFAVVADEIRKLAEESGTQGKVITTVLTELKNQIEEVTKSSLMGETQFTEVMRILNLVNNRNSEIMNAMNEQDTGSSQILRAVKNIMQITSEVRSGSEEMLIGNTEAGKEMTRLVDISKNISSNMNEINQKSELIASEIDRAMNMTEENKQAVSKIFSYLEKLVI; encoded by the coding sequence ATGAGCAAAAAAAATGAGGACATTTATAGTCCGTCTAAAAAAATATTGGTATTTGATTTATTAACCAACTTGGCATGGATTTTATCGACCATTTTAACCAACCGAATCGTAGGAAGCTCAGGGAATGTTATGAATATCCTTAGAACTAAGACTTTTGCAGTTATAATGATAACATCTATTTTTAATCCCCTCATCAAATGGAAATTTATAATGCCGTCAATAGTAAACTGGAAAGAAAACCCTATAAAGGCACAGAAGAATATCTCATTATATGTAAAAATTGCGTTTACCATCCCGCTGATGATTGCTGTTTTCGGACCGGTTTTTACTTCCTTGGAATCCGGTCTAATCTCTCAAACAAGAACATTCATTTCATATATGAGTATAACTATGGGAAATATGTTCTTAATTGGAATATTCTTCGGTTCTTTTATGATAAGAGCATTGGAAAAATGGGCAGCTTTTTTACCGGTTCAAGAAAATCACTTAGACCTTTCGATGACACGAAGAACTGCACTCGTAAGTATTTTAAGTATTCTGTCAACTTCTTTTTTTACAATGGCTCCTTTAGTTAGGACACAAACTGACGATATTTATATACAGCTTTTGACAAAGGTTCTTCCGCTTTTTAGCTATGGAATAATTCTTTCAATAATAAATATAGTTCTTATAACCAAGTCGACCAAAAAGAAAATCTCAAGCCTCCAGGCTGCAATAAAAAATTTGTCTTTAGGAAATTATAATCAAGATTTTCTTATGGTAGATTCGAGAGATGAGGCGGCTCTTTTAATAAAAGATTTTAATATACTTTTAGATTTTAATAAAAAATTTTTTAATGATGTAAAAACCACAGGTCAAACCTCACAGGATATTGCCCATAACCTTTTATCGAATATGACAACAGCTTCAAATGTAGTGGATCAAATTACGGGGAATATTTCTTCAATAAACAACAGTATTCAAAACCAATCTTCAGGAGTTTTGCAAACTCAATCCACATTAGAACAAATTGCAAAAAATATTGAACAGCTTGACAAAAATATTATAAATCAATCTTCTGCCGTAACTGAATCTGTTTCTGCTATTGAAGAGATGACGGCAAATATAAAGTCAATTACCTCAGTTCTAAAAAACAACTTAGGTTCTATGGAAGAATTAAATATCGCAGCCGAAAAGGGAAGAAAATCCATTTCGGAAACAAACGAATTTGTTAAGTCCTTAAGCGAAAAATCCGAAGGCCTTTTAGAAACTACTTCGGTCATCCAAAACATAGCCAGTCAAACAAACCTACTGGCTATGAATGCAGCCATTGAAGCTGCTCACGCAGGAGAAGCAGGAAAGGGATTTGCCGTTGTTGCCGATGAAATACGAAAACTCGCCGAAGAGTCCGGCACTCAGGGCAAGGTAATAACAACCGTTTTAACGGAATTAAAAAATCAGATAGAAGAAGTAACCAAATCTTCTCTTATGGGCGAAACACAGTTTACGGAAGTAATGCGTATTCTTAACCTTGTCAACAACAGAAACAGCGAAATAATGAATGCTATGAATGAACAAGACACGGGAAGCTCTCAAATACTTAGAGCAGTAAAAAATATTATGCAGATAACTTCTGAAGTAAGAAGCGGGTCTGAAGAAATGCTTATAGGAAACACCGAAGCAGGAAAAGAAATGACGAGGCTTGTAGACATTTCTAAAAACATAAGCAGTAATATGAATGAAATCAATCAAAAATCGGAACTTATTGCAAGCGAGATAGACAGAGCTATGAATATGACCGAAGAAAACAAGCAGGCAGTTTCTAAAATATTTTCATATTTGGAGAAACTCGTTATATAA
- a CDS encoding immunity 26/phosphotriesterase HocA family protein, whose translation MTKQFILTNEQRKYLGLNPIEDHWEVMNIKGTLYYFDGNIIKKEISVSDSEGEAFYYKESELDITTAENRTIVLPKTVKGKPKKLNFTATQLFRGIGLYFSFESRYVCIGNYTTQKTYYSERLEESKASALNSWIEKWIKETSKEDLADLENFKNEKREHQKYKEGDIFAFKIGRRQYGFGKILIDIVKLRKTPEFKKNKNYGLNNLMGTALIVKIYHKISGSINIDLDELEKNLSLPAQPLMDNNIYYGEYKIIGNRKVTYQDLNDAPISTSESINYQDRDIAYLQYGLIYKEMSLKEYALYEDEDWYHKNYRAELIGCFLEIDKLEECIKAKSNAPFYPAAGGSLNNPANKKDKNAIFKAFGLDGDLDYEGNLKLAKEK comes from the coding sequence ATGACTAAACAATTTATTTTAACCAACGAGCAAAGAAAATATCTGGGTTTAAATCCGATTGAAGATCACTGGGAAGTAATGAATATAAAAGGCACCCTCTATTACTTTGACGGCAATATTATCAAAAAAGAAATTTCGGTATCGGATTCTGAAGGCGAGGCTTTTTACTATAAAGAAAGCGAACTTGATATTACAACTGCCGAAAACAGAACTATTGTACTGCCTAAAACGGTAAAAGGAAAACCGAAAAAATTAAACTTTACGGCAACTCAATTATTTAGAGGAATAGGCTTATATTTTTCATTTGAAAGCAGATATGTTTGCATAGGAAACTACACCACACAAAAAACATATTATTCCGAAAGGTTAGAAGAAAGCAAGGCTTCCGCCCTGAATTCTTGGATCGAAAAATGGATAAAGGAAACATCGAAAGAAGATTTAGCCGATTTGGAAAATTTTAAAAATGAAAAAAGAGAGCATCAAAAATATAAGGAAGGGGATATCTTTGCTTTTAAAATAGGAAGACGGCAATACGGCTTCGGTAAAATTTTAATCGATATTGTTAAGTTAAGAAAAACGCCCGAATTTAAAAAGAATAAAAACTACGGTCTTAACAATTTGATGGGAACGGCTTTAATTGTAAAGATCTATCATAAAATAAGCGGCAGCATTAACATTGATCTTGACGAATTAGAAAAAAACTTATCCCTCCCCGCACAGCCCCTTATGGATAACAATATCTATTACGGCGAATATAAAATTATCGGAAACAGAAAAGTTACATATCAAGACTTAAATGATGCTCCGATATCGACAAGCGAGAGTATAAATTATCAGGACAGAGATATTGCCTATCTTCAATACGGCTTGATATATAAAGAAATGTCTTTAAAAGAATATGCTCTATACGAGGATGAAGATTGGTATCATAAAAATTACAGAGCGGAATTAATAGGTTGTTTCTTGGAGATAGACAAATTGGAAGAATGTATAAAAGCAAAATCCAATGCTCCATTTTATCCCGCAGCCGGCGGCAGCTTAAATAATCCGGCAAACAAAAAAGATAAAAATGCAATTTTCAAGGCCTTCGGTTTAGACGGCGATCTGGATTATGAAGGAAACTTAAAACTCGCAAAGGAAAAGTAA
- a CDS encoding class I SAM-dependent methyltransferase translates to MIEYYKKRAKEYEDIYKKPERQKSILEYQDYIKELFQNRNVLELACGTGFWTETLTETAKTVLATDINKEVLTLAKQKIFKVCKPEFAILDYRNYKPNNEYNGIFIGFLASHLTKHEFLNLVETLIEKTKKPSLIFFMDNLFVEGESTPISKTDKNGNTYQIRKLKDGTEYEIMKNFYTEKGFKILLKDKTYKYFSNKYYWSIEIYT, encoded by the coding sequence ATGATAGAATATTACAAAAAAAGAGCAAAAGAATATGAAGATATATATAAAAAACCGGAAAGACAAAAAAGCATTCTTGAATATCAAGATTATATTAAAGAACTTTTCCAAAACAGGAATGTATTAGAACTCGCCTGCGGAACCGGATTTTGGACGGAAACATTAACAGAAACTGCGAAAACCGTACTTGCAACCGACATTAATAAGGAAGTATTGACACTTGCAAAACAAAAAATATTTAAAGTCTGCAAGCCGGAATTTGCAATTTTGGATTATAGAAACTATAAACCTAATAACGAATACAACGGCATATTTATAGGCTTTTTGGCAAGTCATCTTACAAAACATGAATTTTTAAATCTTGTCGAAACTCTCATAGAAAAAACTAAAAAGCCTTCTTTAATATTCTTTATGGACAACCTTTTTGTGGAAGGAGAAAGTACTCCGATATCCAAAACCGATAAAAACGGCAATACCTATCAAATACGAAAACTTAAAGACGGCACCGAGTATGAAATAATGAAAAACTTTTATACCGAAAAAGGATTTAAAATTTTACTAAAAGACAAAACCTATAAATATTTTTCCAATAAATATTATTGGTCTATTGAAATTTACACCTAA
- a CDS encoding SHOCT domain-containing protein — MNFDVSRRIQTKQSKNDVFEALETQFRKISSQTNKSGDILVVKVINPTFGSINRADITTVSIEQKEDGFFINAEVKYKTSVMFWVFLIILLFSTVGWLIPIVFFFYQKNTVKTAIEEVFNRINDEFYGYSVSKPDDTNSAIDHFTELEKLANLRDKGILNQEEFEDRKKKIMTNI; from the coding sequence ATGAATTTTGATGTAAGCAGGCGTATCCAAACCAAACAATCAAAAAATGATGTGTTTGAAGCATTGGAAACTCAGTTCCGGAAAATATCATCGCAAACAAATAAAAGCGGAGATATTTTAGTTGTAAAGGTGATAAACCCAACTTTCGGTTCAATCAATAGAGCTGATATAACCACAGTTAGTATTGAACAGAAAGAAGACGGATTTTTTATTAATGCGGAAGTAAAATATAAAACATCTGTTATGTTCTGGGTTTTTCTTATAATACTATTATTTTCAACAGTAGGATGGCTTATTCCTATAGTATTTTTTTTCTATCAAAAAAATACTGTAAAAACAGCAATAGAAGAAGTCTTTAACCGCATAAACGATGAGTTTTATGGGTACAGCGTATCTAAACCTGATGACACTAATAGTGCCATAGACCATTTTACAGAATTAGAAAAGTTGGCAAATCTTCGTGATAAAGGAATATTAAATCAAGAAGAATTCGAAGATCGAAAGAAAAAAATTATGACAAATATTTAA
- a CDS encoding SHOCT domain-containing protein gives MSKKQRKGYISITLKKQGANDIVIESCPEKIKLNFLQLYLAVGFGCPALNVRPIDWKGVATIFGSFFAPFVALALFASMKLPGLGIIALIGLFVLNIVVTKNYFFNYIKKCISEGYVPESEESRVILSNAGILLPTQQNNVASTVAKISKESTQTYSQPTRDFVQELEKLANLKEKGILTQEEFEAQKQKLLNN, from the coding sequence ATGTCAAAGAAACAGAGAAAAGGATACATTTCAATTACACTAAAAAAACAGGGAGCTAATGACATTGTTATTGAATCATGCCCTGAAAAAATTAAATTAAATTTTCTACAGCTTTATTTAGCAGTTGGTTTCGGCTGCCCTGCACTTAATGTAAGACCAATAGATTGGAAAGGAGTTGCAACTATATTTGGCTCTTTTTTTGCCCCCTTTGTAGCTTTAGCCTTATTCGCTTCAATGAAATTACCGGGACTTGGTATTATTGCACTTATAGGTTTATTCGTTTTAAACATAGTTGTTACAAAAAATTATTTTTTTAACTATATAAAAAAATGTATTTCCGAAGGATATGTACCTGAGTCGGAAGAAAGCAGAGTTATTCTGTCTAATGCAGGTATTTTGCTTCCTACACAACAAAATAATGTAGCCTCAACTGTAGCGAAAATTTCTAAAGAAAGTACTCAAACTTATTCACAACCTACAAGAGACTTTGTTCAAGAATTAGAGAAACTTGCAAATTTAAAAGAGAAGGGTATTTTGACACAAGAGGAATTTGAAGCTCAAAAACAGAAATTGCTTAATAATTAA
- the pyk gene encoding pyruvate kinase produces the protein MKKTKIVCTIGPASESERVLTEMFKAGLNVCRLNFSHGSHEEHQVKIDRIKKIREELKMPVAILLDTKGPEIRLGVFEKPVEIVQGQEFIITTRDVIGTNQICSISYKNLASEVKPKNRILINDGMLELQVIDILNSTDIECVAVNSGTLTSRKGVNIPGLRVNLPYMSEKDISDIEFGIKNDVDFIAASFTQRADDIIQIRKLLEKHKSKIAIIAKIENQEGLDNIDEILAEADGIMVARGDMGVEIEPEKIPHLQKQLIKKANIAGKPVITATQMLESMTHNLRPTRAEVTDVANAILDGTSAVMLSGETAAGEYPVETVAMMNSIALSIEETLDYEKLFLENVSLHEITITNAIARATCSTALALDANAIITASASGITPRAISKFKPKVPIIAITESPQVMRKLALDWDVYPVLADHIKSTDNMFDVCSQIAKNTGHVKKGDIAILTAGIPIGKAGSTNLLKVEIIE, from the coding sequence ATGAAAAAAACAAAAATCGTATGTACAATAGGTCCTGCATCCGAATCAGAAAGAGTATTAACCGAAATGTTCAAGGCAGGTCTAAATGTCTGCCGCCTTAATTTTTCACATGGGAGCCATGAAGAACACCAGGTTAAAATAGATCGAATAAAAAAAATCAGAGAAGAACTCAAAATGCCTGTGGCTATCTTACTCGATACAAAGGGGCCTGAAATCAGATTGGGAGTTTTTGAAAAGCCCGTAGAGATTGTTCAAGGGCAGGAATTTATCATTACAACCAGAGATGTAATAGGCACAAACCAGATATGCAGTATTTCATATAAAAATCTTGCTTCCGAGGTTAAGCCAAAAAACAGGATCCTTATAAATGACGGAATGCTGGAATTACAGGTCATAGATATTTTAAACAGCACGGATATAGAATGCGTAGCAGTTAACTCGGGCACTCTAACCAGCCGAAAAGGGGTCAACATTCCGGGCTTGAGGGTAAACCTTCCTTACATGAGTGAAAAGGATATCTCCGATATCGAATTCGGAATTAAAAATGATGTAGATTTTATTGCAGCATCCTTTACACAAAGAGCCGACGATATTATCCAAATAAGAAAACTTTTGGAAAAACATAAAAGCAAAATCGCTATTATAGCAAAAATTGAAAATCAAGAAGGCTTAGACAACATAGATGAAATTTTAGCGGAAGCCGACGGAATAATGGTAGCCCGGGGAGATATGGGTGTAGAAATAGAGCCGGAAAAAATTCCTCATCTTCAAAAGCAGCTGATAAAAAAAGCAAATATTGCAGGAAAGCCGGTTATCACCGCAACTCAGATGCTAGAATCTATGACCCACAACCTGCGTCCTACTAGGGCTGAGGTTACCGATGTTGCAAACGCTATCCTTGACGGCACCTCTGCCGTTATGCTTTCGGGCGAAACGGCAGCAGGAGAGTACCCCGTCGAAACGGTTGCTATGATGAACTCCATAGCCCTCTCTATTGAAGAAACCCTAGACTATGAAAAACTTTTTCTTGAAAATGTTTCACTGCATGAAATCACAATAACAAATGCCATTGCAAGAGCTACCTGTTCTACAGCCCTAGCCCTCGATGCAAATGCAATTATAACGGCATCCGCTTCAGGAATAACACCGAGAGCTATTTCAAAGTTTAAACCCAAGGTACCGATTATCGCAATAACGGAATCCCCTCAGGTTATGCGGAAGCTGGCCCTCGACTGGGATGTATATCCTGTCTTAGCTGATCATATAAAATCAACCGACAACATGTTCGATGTTTGTTCGCAAATTGCAAAAAACACAGGCCATGTAAAAAAAGGCGATATAGCAATCCTTACGGCAGGCATCCCTATAGGTAAGGCAGGTTCTACAAACCTATTAAAAGTAGAAATAATAGAATAA
- a CDS encoding NYN domain-containing protein, translating to MEKKYALLIDGDNIAPSYLDSIISEVSKEGDVLIKRLYGDWTTPNMNGWKNSLEKVPIRPVQQFRNGPNATDNTIIMDAIELANTNQGINAVCIVSTDSDYYSLALKLREYGLYVLGIGRSNAKPLWVNACNEFKYLENFDETEEYEEDSKTGKKFKSLDDLICHAYRNSRMTEEGWVSLSDLGNSIRNFMPEFDPRSYSHNTLREIIDALSDDFELRSDDRVPPNYWIKAIARKNETPKVKGKIKRLMNRYGIIENENGDFFFSFTNIDKKCRDKLIKEGTAVKFRVFKMPNPRGGDSTDRNGKAAEIEII from the coding sequence ATGGAAAAAAAATATGCTCTTTTAATTGACGGAGACAACATAGCGCCTTCTTATCTTGACTCAATAATTTCCGAAGTTTCAAAAGAAGGTGATGTTTTAATAAAAAGACTTTATGGGGACTGGACAACACCCAATATGAACGGCTGGAAAAATTCGCTTGAAAAAGTACCTATCCGGCCTGTCCAGCAATTTAGAAACGGACCAAATGCAACAGACAACACAATCATAATGGATGCAATTGAGCTTGCAAACACTAATCAAGGAATAAATGCCGTATGCATAGTTTCTACAGATTCCGACTACTACAGCCTTGCCCTCAAATTGAGGGAGTACGGACTCTATGTTTTAGGAATAGGAAGATCAAATGCAAAACCGCTTTGGGTAAATGCCTGTAATGAATTTAAGTATCTTGAAAACTTTGATGAAACGGAAGAATATGAAGAAGATTCTAAAACAGGTAAAAAATTTAAATCCCTTGATGACCTTATCTGCCATGCTTACAGAAACTCCCGCATGACTGAAGAAGGCTGGGTAAGTCTTTCTGATTTGGGAAATTCTATAAGAAACTTTATGCCTGAATTCGATCCCCGCTCCTACAGTCACAACACATTACGCGAAATAATTGATGCCCTATCCGATGACTTTGAATTAAGATCAGATGACAGGGTTCCTCCCAATTATTGGATAAAGGCCATCGCCCGGAAAAATGAAACACCAAAAGTAAAAGGAAAAATAAAACGGCTGATGAACCGTTACGGTATTATAGAAAACGAAAACGGAGACTTCTTCTTTTCGTTTACAAATATCGACAAAAAATGCAGGGACAAGCTTATAAAGGAAGGAACAGCCGTAAAGTTCAGAGTGTTTAAAATGCCTAATCCTAGAGGAGGAGATTCAACTGATAGGAATGGAAAGGCAGCTGAAATAGAAATAATATAA
- a CDS encoding DUF3887 domain-containing protein, which translates to MKPLKIFFPFVLFSFLWSCKPKEASETFHIPFLKEKAEEIIFMINDKDWEGIRNLSTEEFKKNLDEEFINLNTKIFFEPAGKYLYTKEAYFLETKDKNSGEVIGVIIVKAGYENKTLCYTFNFAKDTKLIGFFLK; encoded by the coding sequence TTGAAACCATTAAAAATATTTTTTCCTTTTGTTTTATTTTCTTTTTTATGGAGCTGTAAGCCTAAGGAGGCATCGGAAACATTTCACATTCCCTTTTTAAAAGAAAAGGCTGAAGAAATTATTTTTATGATAAACGATAAGGACTGGGAAGGCATAAGAAACTTAAGTACCGAAGAGTTTAAAAAAAACTTGGATGAAGAATTTATAAATTTAAATACTAAAATATTTTTTGAGCCTGCCGGAAAATACCTCTATACAAAAGAAGCTTATTTTTTAGAAACAAAGGATAAAAACTCAGGCGAGGTTATAGGAGTTATTATCGTCAAGGCAGGATACGAAAATAAAACTCTATGCTACACTTTCAATTTTGCAAAGGACACAAAGCTGATAGGCTTCTTTTTAAAATAG